The following are from one region of the Juglans regia cultivar Chandler chromosome 10, Walnut 2.0, whole genome shotgun sequence genome:
- the LOC108985924 gene encoding uncharacterized protein LOC108985924, with amino-acid sequence MAEAQSRQKSYADTRRRDLSFELGDWVYLKVSPMKGVKRFGKKGKLSPRYVGPFQIIEKVGLVAYRVALPDYFRDVHDVFHVSSLKKSWGQLEPCFVDPEHIELQPNLSYEVAPTQIVDWKEQRLRSKTIPLVKVSWGDPMAQDFSCEREADMREQYPYLFD; translated from the coding sequence atggcggaagcCCAAAGTCGccaaaagagttatgcagatacaaGGAGAAGAGACTTATCATTTGAgttaggtgattgggtttacctTAAAGTCTCTCCGATGAAGGGGGTTAAGCGCTTTGGCAAGAAGGGAAAGCTTAGTCCgaggtatgttggccctttcCAGATTATAGAGAAAGTTGGGCtagttgcttatagagttgccttgccaGACTATTTTAGGGATGTCcatgatgtgttccatgtgtcgtCTTTGAAGAAGAGTTGGGGACAACTAGAGCCgtgttttgttgaccctgaacaCATTGAACTTCAGCCTAATCTTtcttatgaagttgccccgactcagattgtggattggaaagagcaaaggttAAGGTCTAAGACAATACCTTTGGTGAAGGTGTCATGGGGCGATCCGATGGCTCAGGATTTCTCTTGTGAGAGAGAAGCTGACATGAGAGAGCAGTACCCGTATTTGTTCGATTGA